GTTCTTGACATCAATAGACGATTCAGGCTTTAATGAGAGTAGTAAATGTGTTTAATTGGTCTATGCAATACCCGCGGATGAATGTAAAGGGAGAGATTACCCTTGACACCCGAATCAGGGTGTACATGCGGTAACGCCGAAGGAGTAAACCACCGACAAGCGGAGGTGAATCTCTCAGGCAAAAGGACTTTTACGGGACGCAACTCTGGAGAGCATCTAATCGCCCTGTATGGGCGTTATGATCACCCAAGGGGAAACCTGCTGCATCATGCGGCGGGGTAACTCTCAGGTACCAAGGACAGAGCCTAAGAATACAGCGTGCTTCTGGCATGCCTATTCTTTGGCCTGTCCTTTTCCTTTTTCCCAAAAAAACGAAAACAGGTTATAGAGCGGCACTGCCTATAGCGTCCTTACCTTACTTTTATAATAAAATATGATGCCAGATTCATTGATCCACGGTTATACACTCGGCCGGTTGACGGCCCATGACGAGGTGATTGGATGTCCGATTTGCTTAGAACCCCACTCTTTCCACTCTATCAGCAATATGAAGGCGTACGATGCATTGATTTTGGTGGCTGGGAGCTCCCGGTACAATTCAGTGGAATTCAGAAAGAGCACGAAGCGGTGCGAGAACGTGCTGGATTATTTGATGTATCTCACATGGGTGAATTCACCGTACAAGGTGAACACGCAGAAGCTTTTTTACAGCACATGACCACTAATGATGTAACAACACTCGTTCCCGGTCAGGCCCAATACACGTTAATGTGTTATCCGGATGGCGGCGTGGTCGATGATCTGCTGATCTATAAACTGAAAGACCAGCATTATATGCTGGTGGTTAACGCCTCCAACATCGACAAGGACTGGGCATGGCTGCAACAGCACATGACGCCAGGCGTAACGATGACCAATGATTCGGATCAAACGGCGCTGCTTGCTCTGCAAGGTCCGCTGGCAGTGGATATTCTCAGAGCGGTGACAGACACCGATGTGTCTTCGATTGAGCCTTTCCGCTTTGTGGCAAATGCGAAGGTATGTGGTGTTTCATTGCTGTTATCCCGCACCGGATATACGGGTGAAGATGGCTTTGAGCTCTACGTTCCCGCGGAACAAGCTGCTGAGGTCTGGAACGGATTGATGCAAGCGGGAGAAGGTCACGGACTCGTTCCGACAGGACTGGGTGCCAGGGATACGCTGCGCTTTGAAGCCAAGCTGCCCCTGTATGGACAGGAATTGTCCGCAACCATCTCACCGCTGGAGGCTGGCGTAAGTATGTTTGTGAAGCTAAATGCAGGACCGTTTATCGGACATGAAGCCTTGTTGCAGCAAAAAAATGATGGGCCTGCCCGCAAGCTGGTCGGCATCGAAGTGCTGGAGCGCGGCATCCCTCGTCCTCATTATCCCATTTACGCCGAAGGCGTACAGATTGGTGAAGTAACCACAGGCACCCAGTCGCCTACGTTAAAACGTAATCTGGGGCTGGCCTTGATTGACAGCAAATATGCTGCACTGGGTACCCCGCTGGAGATTGAGATTCGTGGCAAGAAACTGAAAGCCGAGGTCGTGAAGACCCCTTTTCATAAACGGACACGTGCGCCAAAGACACCTACTCAAGGAGCTGATCAAGCATGAGCAAGCATCGCTACATTCCCATGACCGAGCAGGATCAGAGTGCCATGTTGGCAACCATCGGCGTGGAAACGATTGAGGATCTGTTCCATGACATTCCACAGGAGATTCGCTATCAGGGCGAACTGCCTGTTTCCTCCAAACTGGATGAATACGCACTGACACGTCATATGTCGAAGCAAGCGGGAGCGAATGCCAACTTCGAGACACACGCCAGTTTCCTGGGTGCAGGCATTTATGATCACCACGTTCCCTCCGTCATTAATCATGTCATCTCCCGTTCCGAGTTCTATACAGCCTATACACCTTATCAACCCGAGATCAGCCAAGGAGAATTGCAGGCGATTTTCGAGTTTCAATCCTACATCTGTGAGTTGACAGGCATGGCTGTAGCCAATGCCAGCATGTACGATGGTGCAACTGCATTTGCGGAAGCAGGCAATCTGGCCGCAGCGGCAACCCGCCGCAAACAACTGATTGTGTCACGTACGGTGCACCCCGAATCCCGTCAGGTATTGCAAGCTTATGCTCACGGCCTCAATCTGGAGATTGTTGAGATTGGATATCAAAATGGTGTAACAGACTGGGATGCCCTGCAAGCCGCCGTGTCCGATGATACCGCAGCCGTCATGATTCAAAGCCCGAACTTCTTCGGCGCCGTGGAAAATGTAAAACAGGCCGCAGACCTTGCGCATGCGCACAAGAGCCTGCTCGTGGTCAGCGCCAACCCGCTATCGCTGGGTCTGCTGGAAGCCCCAGGCAAGCTGGGTGCTGACATCGTCGTTGGCGACGCGCAGCCCCTTGGCATCGCCGCTTCACTCGGCGGCCCAACATGCGGATACTTCGCCGTATCCCAGGCTCATATGCGCCGAATTCCTGGCCGAATTGTAGGCCAGACAACGGACCGCAACGGCAAGCGTGGTTTTGTACTCACGCTGCAAGCACGGGAACAGCATATCCGCCGTGAAAAGGCGACGTCCAACATCTGTTCCAACCAGGCGTTGCTCGCGCTGAGCGCCTCTGTATATATGTCCATTATGGGTAAACAAGGCATGATCGACGTCGCTGATTTGAATTTGCAAAAGAGCCATTATGCCCTTAATACGTTTACCGCAATTCCAGGCGTCTCTCTTACGTTTACCGCTCCTACGTTCAATGAGTTTGTTATCCAACTGCCTGAAGGAACAAATGTGGAACCACTGCAACTGAAATTGCTCGATGCGGGTTTCATTGGCGGCTATGAACTTGGCCGTGATTATCCAGAGCTCGCCGGACATATGCTGATTGCAGTTACTGAACGACGCAGCAAGGAAGAGATCGACGAATTCGCACGTGTATTGGAGGGATCGCTGTGACTCAGGAAACGACAACAAAGACAACTACGACGACATCAGCACAAGGACAATCGGAAACGGTAACTTCTATCTCCCCTTCGGGCCAACCTGAAACTATCACAACAGACACTAACCAGGCTGCCTCTCAAGCACCGGAGCAATCGTTGATTTTTGAACTCAGCAGTCCGGGTCGGGTCGCTTATTCGTTGCCCGAATGCGACGTTCCCCGTCAAGCTGTGGATTCCCTGATTCCCCGGGAAATGCTTCGGTCGGAAGCAGCAGCATTGCCTGAGGTTTTTGAAGTTGACGTCATTCGCCATTACACTGCCCTGTCTCGTCGTAATTTCGGGATAGATAACGGATTCTATCCGCTGGGCTCTTGTACGATGAAATATAATCCGAAGATTAATGAGGATGTGGCCCGTTACAACGGGTTCGCCAAAATTCATCCATATCAGCATGAATCCAGCATTCAAGGTGCACTTGAACTGCTCTACACGTTGCAAAATGACCTTGCCGGACTTACCGGGATGGACGCCGTTACGCTGCAACCGGCCGCTGGTGCACATGGCGAATGGACCGGGCTCATGATGATCCGTGCTTACCACGAAGGTCGTGGTGAACGGCGTACGAAAGTCATCGTACCCGATTCTTCTCATGGGACCAACCCGGCAAGTGCAACCGTAGCAGGTTTCGAAACGGTAACGATTCCTTCACGCGCAGACGGTCTGGTAGATCTGGACGCACTTCGCGCAGCTGTTGGTTCGGACACCGCAGCGCTCATGCTGACTAACCCGAACACACTCGGACTCTTTGAAAAAGACATTCAGGAGATTGCCTCCATTGTGCATCAGGCAGGTGGCTTGCTGTACTACGATGGAGCCAACTCCAATGCCATTATGGGCATCACCCGACCTGGCGATATGGGCTTCGACGTGGTGCATCTGAATTTGCATAAAACGATGAGTACTCCGCACGGCGGAGGTGGACCTGGTGCCGGCCCGGTTGGTGTGAAGAGCCGCTTGATTCCATTTCTGCCGAAACCGATGGTCATCAAGAATGATGAGGGTATATATGCATTGGATCACGAAGGTGATCAATCCATTGGCCGGGTCAAAGCTTACTATGGTAACTTCGGTATTCTGGTCCGCGCCTATGCCTACATTCGTACCTATGGACCTGAAGGCTTACGCCGGGTATCTGAATGTGCGGTGCTCAACGCCAACTACATGATGGCTCGTCTCACACCTTACTACGAGATTCCGTATCCAGGCGTGTGCAAACATGAATTCGTTATGTCTGGCCGGGGGTTGAAACAGTATGGTGTACGTACACTGGATGTTGCCAAACGATTGCTTGATTTTGGGTATCACCCGCCAACCGTGTACTTCCCGCTGAACGTCGAGGAGTGCATCATGATCGAACCAACGGAAACCGAGAGCAAAGAAACCCTTGATGGGTTCGTCGATACGATGATTCGCATTGCCAAGGAAGCAGAAGAAACGCCTGAACTGGTACTCAATGCCCCTTACGGCACACCGGTTACCCGTCTGGATGAAACAACAGCAGCCCGTAAACCTGTACTGAACTGTGCTTGCAGTTAAAAGCTAACCTCTAATAAACTAATGAAAACATATTCAGTCGTTGATAATCATTAATAAATGCCAAAAACAGCCGCATTTTGCTTTCTGCGCGGCTGTTTTCTTTATTGCTTATTAACCTGTCAGCTTTATTTTATCTTCTCCGGTCTAGGGCTTCCAATTGGCCCGTTCCTTCTTGCCCAATCGCGGACAGGTGTAACAATAGGAGCGACCTTGTCGTAAATATTGCAAGCAACAGACGTTTTTGATCGCAAGTCTTTTCGTAGGCTCCAGCGGATGATCAATCATCCGAACCCTGACACGAAGCGGATTCTTGGCCAGACCAAATACATCAGCTTCCAGACCATTTTGCAGCACCAGTTCATCAGCGGCAAACTGACGCAAGAGAGCTTCATCGTCTTGATACGTATTATGAATATTCTCCCTGTAGTTTTGCAGAGCCGTTGGCAACTGCCCCCACAACATGCTGACATGCAACCCAGAAGCTTTGGACAAACACTCCATGAGGGGACGTGCAGTCTGACTGTAAAAACGTCTTAATTCTGCTTCAAGCCAGACCGTTCTTTCCTCCGAATCCTTCGGAGCGAGAGTGACATCCATGTTCTCAAGTTGAAAAGCAATTCGTGTATAGCCGGTTTCCTTCATCAAATGTATACTCAGATTGGCTAGCGAAAAATTCGGAGCTGAATCATGGACGGATACGGTATATTGCAGCGCAGCTGCCACATCACCGAACCAACTGGTGAAATAGGCTGCGGCAACCGTTAGATCCTGTCCCTCGATTAACTGTTGATAGGCGGACAAAAAGCTTCTCATTGCCTCCGGATCAACAATAGATTCTCCACATAGCGATGCCACGGGTACACCATTCAGTTCCTGTACAAGATTAAAGTTCTTCCCCAGTTCCTCACGAATCCGGTCATTCATCATTCGCCGAACAAACGATTCAGGTCATCCAGCATGGAAGTAGCCGCATTGGGTCCATACCCGCCAAACCACGAATCCGACGCCACCTGGAATACCTGATTATTTTTAACAGCCTTCATGTTTTTCCAAATCCCCAAGGTCTGCAGATTGTTATATATCTCTTCATTATCATTGATAAGGATAATGTAATCCGGATCGATTTCTGGCAACTTTTCATTAGACAGCACTTCATAGCGACTTTCAGCGCTTGTCACGGGGAAAACAGCCGGTCTGGAGAAACCGAAATCATCATAAAGCCATTTGTAGTCCATGTCTCCGTAATACCGAATATCATTTCTTATCCGCAATACCATGAGTGTCTTACCCTCTGCTTTGGCGTGAACTTTTTGGATCGCCTCAGCTTTATGCGTTTCATAGGTTTTTATCACTTCTTCTGCCTTTTCGTTCAGACCAAAGGCCGCCGCGGTAGCTCGAAATGCCGTCTGCCAATCAGGTGCCACATATCCATTCTCAAGCATGGCCGTTGGAGCAATTTTGGTATAATTCTCGTATTGCTCTTTGCTGTTCGTATCCGTCACAATCAGATCTGGTCCAAGAGAGAGCATTTTCTCTACACTGACCTTACCTTGATCACCGATGATAGCCACATCATTCAAGAATGGCTTCAAATATAACGGAAAATCTTCGTTCTGTGATTTCACCGTAGCTTTTGGCGTCATGCCAAGTGCAATCAGGTGATCCGTCAAATATGTCACTGTGGAAGCAATGTTTTCTGGCTTTTGCGGTAATGTCTGCTCACCATTTGTATCCTTAAATGTAAACGTGGTATCTTGGGACTCTTCCGTTGCCGCTTGTT
This window of the Paenibacillus marchantiae genome carries:
- the gcvT gene encoding glycine cleavage system aminomethyltransferase GcvT; the protein is MSDLLRTPLFPLYQQYEGVRCIDFGGWELPVQFSGIQKEHEAVRERAGLFDVSHMGEFTVQGEHAEAFLQHMTTNDVTTLVPGQAQYTLMCYPDGGVVDDLLIYKLKDQHYMLVVNASNIDKDWAWLQQHMTPGVTMTNDSDQTALLALQGPLAVDILRAVTDTDVSSIEPFRFVANAKVCGVSLLLSRTGYTGEDGFELYVPAEQAAEVWNGLMQAGEGHGLVPTGLGARDTLRFEAKLPLYGQELSATISPLEAGVSMFVKLNAGPFIGHEALLQQKNDGPARKLVGIEVLERGIPRPHYPIYAEGVQIGEVTTGTQSPTLKRNLGLALIDSKYAALGTPLEIEIRGKKLKAEVVKTPFHKRTRAPKTPTQGADQA
- the gcvPA gene encoding aminomethyl-transferring glycine dehydrogenase subunit GcvPA; translation: MSKHRYIPMTEQDQSAMLATIGVETIEDLFHDIPQEIRYQGELPVSSKLDEYALTRHMSKQAGANANFETHASFLGAGIYDHHVPSVINHVISRSEFYTAYTPYQPEISQGELQAIFEFQSYICELTGMAVANASMYDGATAFAEAGNLAAAATRRKQLIVSRTVHPESRQVLQAYAHGLNLEIVEIGYQNGVTDWDALQAAVSDDTAAVMIQSPNFFGAVENVKQAADLAHAHKSLLVVSANPLSLGLLEAPGKLGADIVVGDAQPLGIAASLGGPTCGYFAVSQAHMRRIPGRIVGQTTDRNGKRGFVLTLQAREQHIRREKATSNICSNQALLALSASVYMSIMGKQGMIDVADLNLQKSHYALNTFTAIPGVSLTFTAPTFNEFVIQLPEGTNVEPLQLKLLDAGFIGGYELGRDYPELAGHMLIAVTERRSKEEIDEFARVLEGSL
- a CDS encoding ABC transporter substrate-binding protein, giving the protein MKQRNQRYFTLTAVLLAVLLLIVACGNKEKSGSSEAEPTKQEQAATEESQDTTFTFKDTNGEQTLPQKPENIASTVTYLTDHLIALGMTPKATVKSQNEDFPLYLKPFLNDVAIIGDQGKVSVEKMLSLGPDLIVTDTNSKEQYENYTKIAPTAMLENGYVAPDWQTAFRATAAAFGLNEKAEEVIKTYETHKAEAIQKVHAKAEGKTLMVLRIRNDIRYYGDMDYKWLYDDFGFSRPAVFPVTSAESRYEVLSNEKLPEIDPDYIILINDNEEIYNNLQTLGIWKNMKAVKNNQVFQVASDSWFGGYGPNAATSMLDDLNRLFGE
- the gcvPB gene encoding aminomethyl-transferring glycine dehydrogenase subunit GcvPB → MTTDTNQAASQAPEQSLIFELSSPGRVAYSLPECDVPRQAVDSLIPREMLRSEAAALPEVFEVDVIRHYTALSRRNFGIDNGFYPLGSCTMKYNPKINEDVARYNGFAKIHPYQHESSIQGALELLYTLQNDLAGLTGMDAVTLQPAAGAHGEWTGLMMIRAYHEGRGERRTKVIVPDSSHGTNPASATVAGFETVTIPSRADGLVDLDALRAAVGSDTAALMLTNPNTLGLFEKDIQEIASIVHQAGGLLYYDGANSNAIMGITRPGDMGFDVVHLNLHKTMSTPHGGGGPGAGPVGVKSRLIPFLPKPMVIKNDEGIYALDHEGDQSIGRVKAYYGNFGILVRAYAYIRTYGPEGLRRVSECAVLNANYMMARLTPYYEIPYPGVCKHEFVMSGRGLKQYGVRTLDVAKRLLDFGYHPPTVYFPLNVEECIMIEPTETESKETLDGFVDTMIRIAKEAEETPELVLNAPYGTPVTRLDETTAARKPVLNCACS